The genomic region ACACCGCCATCGCGGCCTCGCTGAGGCTCGACGGCTCCCACAGGGGGCGGGGGAAGTCTGGGGGTTAGGTGTTTGATCGCAAGCACTCGGGTTGCGCAAATCGAATGTGAGAGCTGTCGAGCTTTAGCGAGGCTGCGAAGGCGGCGGCATGGTTGATAAAGAGGTTGCCTGACACACCGCCATCGCGGCCTCGCTGGGGCTCGACGGCTCCCACAGGGGGCGGGGGAAGTCTGGGAGTTGGGTGTTTGATCCCCAATCCCAACCGCAAAAAAAGCCCCATCACACTGGACGGGGCTTTTGCATTTCAAACAACCAGCGGTCCTTAGAAAACCACACCCTGACTACGCAGGTAATCGTCATAAGTACCGCTGAAGTCGATCACACCACTCGGGCTTAGCTCGATGATGCGAGTGGCCAGGGACGATACGAACTCACGGTCATGGCTGACGAAGATCAGCGTACCCGGATAGTTCTCCAGCGCCAGGTTCAGCGCCTCGATGGATTCCATGTCCAAGTGGTTGGTCGGTTCGTCCATGATCAGCACGTTCGGCTTTTGCAGGATCAGCTTGCCGAACAGCATGCGGCCTTGCTCACCACCGGAAATCACCTTCACCGACTTCAGGATCTCGTCGTTGGAGAACAGCATGCGACCCAGGGTGCCGCGAACGACTTGTTCGCCTTCCTTGGTCCAGCGGCCCATCCAGTCGAACAGGTTGGACTCGTCTTCGAAGTCCGAAGCGTGGTCCTGGGCGTAGTAGCCCAGTTCAGCCGCGTCGGTCCACTTGACGGTGCCGGCATCCGGGGTCAGTTCGTTGACCAGGGTACGCAGCAGGGTGGTCTTGCCGATACCGTTCGGGCCGATGATTGCCACGCGCTCGCCGGCTTCAACCTGGAAGCTGAAGTCCTTGAACAGCGTCTTGCCGTCAAAGCCTTTGGCCATGCGATCAACGATGACCGCCTGGCGGTGCAGCTTCTTGGTCTGGTCAAAGCGAATGAACGGGCTCACGCGGCTCGATGGCTTGACTTCGGCCAGCTGGATCTTGTCGATCGCCTTGGCGCGGGAAGTGGCCTGCTTGGCTTTCGAGGCGTTGGCCGAGAAGCGGCTGACGAAGGATTGCAGCTCGGAGATCTGCGCTTTCTTCTTGGCGTTGTCCGACAGCAACTGCTCGCGGGACTGGGTCGCCACGGTCATGTATTCGTCGTAGTTGCCCGGGAACAGACGCAGCTCGCCGTAGTCCAGGTCGGCCATGTGGGTGCAGACGCTGTTCAAGAAGTGACGGTCGTGAGAGATGATGATCATCAGGCTGTTACGCTGGGTCAGGATGTTTTCCAGCCAGCGGATGGTGTTGATGTCCAGGTGGTTGGTTGGCTCGTCGAGCAGCAACACTTCCGGATCGGAAAACAGCGCCTGGGCCAGCAGTACACGCAGCTTCCAGCCGGGTGACACTTCGCTCATCGGGCCATTGTGCTGCTCGATGCCGATACCCAGGCCCAGCAGCAATTCACCGGCGCGGGATTCGGCGGTGTAGCCGTCCATCTCGGCGAAGTCGGTTTCCAGCTCGGCCACGGCCATGCCGTCGTCTTCGGTCATTTCCGGCAGCGAGTAAATGCGGTCGCGCTCGGCCTTGACCTTCCACAGCTCTTCGTGACCCATGATCACGGTGTCGAGTACGGTGAATTCTTCGTAGGCGAACTGGTCCTGGCGCAGTTTACCCAGGCGTACGTTCGGCTCGAGCATGACCTGGCCACCCGACGGATCGAGGTCGCCACCGAGGATTTTCATGAAAGTCGACTTGCCGCAACCGTTGGCACCGATCAGGCCATAGCGGTTGCCTGCGCCGAACTTGACCGAAACGTTCTCAAATAGCGGCTTGGCGCCGAACTGCATGGTGATGTTAGCTGTGGAGATCAATTACTTTACCTATCAATAGCTTGGAGTGCGCTAATGTGAGCCGGGCCCATTTTGTGGCCCAGGCCAACGGGCATACGTCGGCAGCGACATCAAGGCTTGAGGCCCAGTCGCTGAGCAGAAAAATGGGTGCATGTTGGAATTTGGCGCGCATTGTCGCATATGTCAGGCGGGAGTTGTATGGCGGTGCAAGGATGGATTTGCCTGGGTCTCGGGCATCGCCACCCACAACAACCCCAATGCAACCGCGGCCACACCCGCCAGGGTCAGGAACGCGGCGTTGTAACCCGCCCACTGCACGACAAAACCCGCCAGGCTGCTGCTCAGGGCCGCGCCGAGGCCGAATGCCGTGGACAGCGCCCCCAGGCTGACATTGAAGCGCCCGGTGCCCTGGGTGAGGTCTTTGACGATCACCGGAAACAGCGCGCCGAACACCCCGGCGCCAACCCCGTCGAGCATCTGTACTGCCACCAGCCAATAGGGATCACTGGACAGCGTATACAGTACGCCCCGCAGCGGCAGGATCATGAAGCCGGCGAGCAGCAGCGGCTTGCGTCCCCACACATCGGCCTTCACGCCCACCAGCCAGGCCACCGGCACCATCACCAACTGGGCCGCGACGATGCAGGCCGAGGTCAGCGGCGTGGCCATCTGCAGGTTGATCTGGGACAGCTTTTGGCTGACCAGCGGCAACATCGCCGCATTGGCCAAGTGAAACAGGGCGCAGCAGATGGCGAACAGCATTAAAGGCTTGTTTGCCAGAAGCACGGTCATCCCCGACGGCTGTTCGTGTTCGACGCTGTGGGCAGGGTCGAAGCCCCGCGCAACCTCGTGGTCGATTGCCTTGGCTGAAACGCAACTGACCGCGATGACACTGGCCGCTGCCATGACCGCCATCAGATAGAACACCGCCACCGGACCGAACAGGTAGGCGAACCCGCCAGCGAGCAGGGCGGCCACCGCGTTACCGGCGTGGTTGAAGGTTTCGTTGCGGCCGGTGCGGCGGGTGAATGCGCGCGGCCCGGTAATGCCAAGGGAAATCGCCGAGATGGCTGGCGCGAACACCGAGGCTGCTGCTGCACTGGCTGCCTGGGTCAGCGCCACCAGGCTGAAGGAACTGACGAAGGGCAGGAGCAGGCAACTCGCGGTGACCAACAGGGCCGCGATCACAATCACCGCGCGCTTGCTGCGGGTTCGGTCAATCAACGCGCCGGCCGGCGTCTGGGTGAGCAACGCCGCAATGCCGGCAAGGGTCATGACCACCCCGATGCTGGCGGGGTCCCAGTGGTGCACGGCCAGCAGATAAATCGCCAGGTAAGGCCCCAGCCCGTCACGGACATCCGCCAGGAAGAAGTTCAGGCTGTCCAGGGACAGTGTGCTGCGCAGGTCAGAGCGAGTGGCCATGGCACGGTCTTCAGGCGAGAGGTCGGTAGCGATAGTGACCCATGGCACGAGGGGATAGTTTCTGGCGCAGGCGCCGCACAGGCACAAACATTTACAAAGTGGCGCCTATTGCATCGAAATATAGCGCTGGTGGGGATTTTTTCAGGGAATTTTATTGTTAACAGTTGAACATCCCATAAGCCTGGCTTATTTTCCGTCCGTTCGCCCTACAGTGAAGGCTCTTTACCGGTTCAGGGATGGCGAGGCTTTTGGTGTAGGGCGGACCTCTTTTGTCGCAATGACTGAAAAATTCTGGAGACGCAATGGACATGCTGTCAGCCCAAGAGGCTATTTCCAGCAACAAGGACGCCTGGAACGAATCCGCCAGGTTGCATAAAAACACCGCCAACTGGAACGCCTTGCTTGAGGACGTCGCCAAGCCCGGCTTTTCACGCCTGGACCCGACGTTGACCGCATTGCTGCGCAAGGTCGGTGTCGATGGCAAGGACGTGGTGCAACTGGGCTGCAACAATGGCCGGGAATGCCTGTCGCTGTTCGGGCTGGGCGCGCGCACGGTGGTGGGGATTGATCAGTCCGAAGCCTTTCTGCAGCAGGCTCGCGAGCTGGCCGACGCTTCGTCTCACGAGGCTGAATTCATCGAAGCTGACATTCACCATCTCCCCCGTGGGCTCACCGAGCGCTTTGATGTCGCCTTGATCACCATCGGCGTGCTGAACTGGATGCCGGACATCGCGTTGTTCATGGCCCATGTCGCCAGCACCTTGAAGCCCGGCGGCAGCCTGGTGATTTACGAAACCCATCCGTTCCTGGAAGTGTTTGACCCAACAGCGTCTAACCCGATGCTGCCGGTCAGTTCGTACTTTCAACGTGAGCCTTTCGTGCAGCAGGAAGCCATCGTCTACGAAGGTGAGACCGAAAGTGTTGCGGCTGCCTCCTATTGGTTCGTGCACACCTTGGGCGCGATCGTCAGCGGTGCCATCGCCGCCGGGTTACAGATCACTCATCTGCAGGAGTTCGCGCACTCCAATCGCGAGGAACTCTACGACCAGTATGAACACCAGCGCGCGCAACTGCCTCTGTGCTACACCCTCACCGCAATCAAGCGCCCAGGCTGACTGACGGCCGCGCAGGCAAAAAAAAGCCCGCGAGGAAGGCGGGCCAAGGTGTTCACTGGAGTAGGTAGCCTCCACCCTATCGCTCGATAAGTGAAGGCCATGTGAAAACCGTGTCGCAAGGACGGATGTACCGTCTTGTCAGGGCCTGCGAACAAAAGTGCGCATGGTTTGCCCCGGGCCCGTGCTGAAGCGGGTAGGGCGGGGCATGCCTTCATCTGCCGCGATAAACACGAAGTGATCACCTTCCAGCTGGTAACTCGCGGGTAACTGCTTGCCAGCGTCTTCACCCATCGAATCAATCCAGGTAATGCTTTTGGGTGCCGTGCTGGCATCGAGGGTAAAGCTGCCTGCCAGTAACACCTCGCCGTCGGGTGTTACTACTTTGAACTGGTCACCGCTGATGGTGGTGATGGCCCCCGGTGCGCTGTGCTCATCGGCTGGGTTGAGTACGCCGCTGTCTTCCAGTGCCGTTTGTTCCCAGGCTCCTTGAAGCGCTTGGAAATCCTCTCTTGAAACAGATGTCATACAAACTCCTTTTTGGTTGAAAAATGATCGTCAAGACGCCGGTTTACCTATGTCTGACGGATCTACTGAAACGATTTTGTGAGAATTGTCTGATTTCTTACGGACGCGTATGAAATTTCCCAATAATCCCGGGCATTTAGCGCTATTTTATGTCCTGATTTGGAAACGTGTCCTTACAAGTTCGTCTACGCTCAGCGCAGCGGGACTGACACCTAAGTATCTGAGCGAAAACAATCTCCTGTCGTGTGGGACTTTTCCGCAACGTGGGTGGTCCGATGACCATCGGTAGACCGTGTGTCTCGTGTGCAGGGCGTTGTCCCTGATTTTCAAGCGGCTGTTCAGTATTTCATGAATCGGTATGGCCGTTGACTGTCGACTTTTTAAGGTGCATCAGTTTTGAATAAAACTCCTCGGTTCCAAGCTCATGCGGCATCGGACGAAATTGACCTGATTGAACTGTGCCACGGGATCTGGCGACAAAAAAAATTAGTGCTGGGGTGTACGATCCTGGCGGGTGTCCTGGGGGTAGGCTACGCATTTCTGGCACCCAGGGAGTATCAGGTCAGTAGCGTGCTGCGTCCCGCCGCCATCAATGAACTCGATGCACTGAACCGTTCCGAAGTCTATAAGCTGCCCCCGGCTGATGCCTTGA from Pseudomonas yamanorum harbors:
- a CDS encoding ABC-F family ATPase translates to MISTANITMQFGAKPLFENVSVKFGAGNRYGLIGANGCGKSTFMKILGGDLDPSGGQVMLEPNVRLGKLRQDQFAYEEFTVLDTVIMGHEELWKVKAERDRIYSLPEMTEDDGMAVAELETDFAEMDGYTAESRAGELLLGLGIGIEQHNGPMSEVSPGWKLRVLLAQALFSDPEVLLLDEPTNHLDINTIRWLENILTQRNSLMIIISHDRHFLNSVCTHMADLDYGELRLFPGNYDEYMTVATQSREQLLSDNAKKKAQISELQSFVSRFSANASKAKQATSRAKAIDKIQLAEVKPSSRVSPFIRFDQTKKLHRQAVIVDRMAKGFDGKTLFKDFSFQVEAGERVAIIGPNGIGKTTLLRTLVNELTPDAGTVKWTDAAELGYYAQDHASDFEDESNLFDWMGRWTKEGEQVVRGTLGRMLFSNDEILKSVKVISGGEQGRMLFGKLILQKPNVLIMDEPTNHLDMESIEALNLALENYPGTLIFVSHDREFVSSLATRIIELSPSGVIDFSGTYDDYLRSQGVVF
- a CDS encoding MFS transporter, whose protein sequence is MATRSDLRSTLSLDSLNFFLADVRDGLGPYLAIYLLAVHHWDPASIGVVMTLAGIAALLTQTPAGALIDRTRSKRAVIVIAALLVTASCLLLPFVSSFSLVALTQAASAAAASVFAPAISAISLGITGPRAFTRRTGRNETFNHAGNAVAALLAGGFAYLFGPVAVFYLMAVMAAASVIAVSCVSAKAIDHEVARGFDPAHSVEHEQPSGMTVLLANKPLMLFAICCALFHLANAAMLPLVSQKLSQINLQMATPLTSACIVAAQLVMVPVAWLVGVKADVWGRKPLLLAGFMILPLRGVLYTLSSDPYWLVAVQMLDGVGAGVFGALFPVIVKDLTQGTGRFNVSLGALSTAFGLGAALSSSLAGFVVQWAGYNAAFLTLAGVAAVALGLLWVAMPETQANPSLHRHTTPA
- a CDS encoding class I SAM-dependent methyltransferase, which translates into the protein MDMLSAQEAISSNKDAWNESARLHKNTANWNALLEDVAKPGFSRLDPTLTALLRKVGVDGKDVVQLGCNNGRECLSLFGLGARTVVGIDQSEAFLQQARELADASSHEAEFIEADIHHLPRGLTERFDVALITIGVLNWMPDIALFMAHVASTLKPGGSLVIYETHPFLEVFDPTASNPMLPVSSYFQREPFVQQEAIVYEGETESVAAASYWFVHTLGAIVSGAIAAGLQITHLQEFAHSNREELYDQYEHQRAQLPLCYTLTAIKRPG
- a CDS encoding TIGR03067 domain-containing protein → MTSVSREDFQALQGAWEQTALEDSGVLNPADEHSAPGAITTISGDQFKVVTPDGEVLLAGSFTLDASTAPKSITWIDSMGEDAGKQLPASYQLEGDHFVFIAADEGMPRPTRFSTGPGQTMRTFVRRP